The DNA sequence ACTCGAGTCAAAGTTATTAATTAATGGTTCAGAATTGAAGACCTCCTCTTAAATTTAGATCAAGGTGTAGCACATTAATCAATATAAGGCTAAGAATATGGATGGTGGTGTAGAGTGGTTAGGGGTGGgattattaaaataaataaaaaaaatttaaaaccatAATTTTTCTCGCCAACAAGAGtttaaatttcttcaaaattatCAAAAATTTTGTGAGAAcgaaaacaaaaatattttctGAAACTTATATTTGCGTACTAGTATTTATCGAAATTTTAATGGATATCCAAAGTTTTAGAAAAGTTGAAACACTATTTAAGGTTAAGACCGTGATTTAAGTGCAGTGAACAAGATGGGTGCAcaagttttgtaattttgattgggTAGCTGCATGGAGTTGTATGTACCGCACAGGCAACTGAGGAAACAAGCAGAAGGAGGCCCACCGCACAAGGCAACGTTCCGCTCTGAAACAAACACCATTACTAGTCTACCGTAGGATCTTCCcaaatcgttggagaatcaaaTTCACTGCAGTGTTGCCTTTTTCAACACtaacaaggaaaaagagaaaagagaaaagagcaCAAACTGTGCTGTCAGTTTTTTGGACATGAAACTCTGCAACAAATATTAAAGCTGAAAAAATAATGCGAACTTTCCTTGTTCATCAGTCAATTCCTGCTTGGGTTTCTTCAGCAACCAGATGGGTATGTTATCAAAACCCAAATCTTTCTTTCAGTCACTTGGGTCCTCCTCTTttgctttttctgtttttgggtttgttcctagtttctttttttttttttttttttccaattcttCAGCATAGAATATGATtgcctctgttttttttcttttggatttttctGGTAACTGGGTTCCTTTTCAGTTTTTGTGGTTTTATTGTAAGATGAATCGGAAGATAAATAATGGGTTTCCTTTGTTTTCAGTAATGGGTAATGCCAGTGGTAGAGAGGAAGGAGAAGGCTCTTCTTCTGGAGTTAATAACTTTCAAGAGAATGATGAATCCATGGCTCCCTCACCTCCCCATAACCGCTTCTTCACTTCACAAGTGagttcttttctgtttttaatttttcagaaatttcatTTGTGTATCTCTGCTTTGCTTTTTGGTccaaaagtttgaaactttgaacaaGGGCTTCCCAAATGGGCTCTCttttggttgtttattttgGTTTAAAATTGTAAATCGAGTACAGAACAGTAAGGGGTTCAAAGTTCTTTCCTTTAGTATTGCAAGTCACTACTTCACTATTCAGTCCAAGAAGAATAAGAACCCTCTATTGATACAAGTAAGAATTGCAATATCTATGACATTTCACCCTAAGCTTGAAAGAACCTGGTCACTACCTATTTGATAAAAATCCTAATGAAATACATCTATTGGTATGATTTGTTTCTTTCTCGAAAAAGTTCCTTGGAATTCCTTCACTTGTGATTTATGTTGGTTTCAGAAAATGCCATCACGTGTGTCTGTTTTACGAAATTTGGTATTGTAAAAATGTCTTCTAGAGATGGAACTCTTTAAATGTTTATCTGCATTTCTGCTTCAGAATCCTGGGGACACGTTAACAAGACCGGGTGGGGCAATACAGACTCAAACTCATGCGTTATCGCAAAATATAGAATATAATGATAATGTACAAAATCGGGACTTGAGACGCATGAAGATCTCATGGACTCATGGTGGCAGGCAAGCTGCTATCACAGGATCATGGGACAATTGGCAGACCAGGTAATGAATTTTCTAGGAGTTTCATCGTTTAACAACGaaattcattttctatttttaacaCCATGACTGATGTGATCTACTTCATCTCCTTATATTAGGGAGCCGCTGCAGAATTTAGGTAACGAATTTGTTGTCATAAAGTTGCTTCCATCAGGTTTCTATCAGTACCGCTTCATTGTTGATGGGTGTTGGAGGTGTGCTCCAGACTTGCCATGGATCTATGATGATTCGGGGACTGCCTATAATGTTTTGGATTTGCAGGTAAGTTTATGACTTATAATGTGGTCATTTCTAGTCCATAATTCTGATTTATCTCTTGTACCAGGCCTTTGCTCTTTGTCCTTTTTCATTATATGTAAGGGTTTTTATCTTTCATGTAAGTATGTTATTTTGGGACAAAATGTTTAATTTAGTTGAGTAGAGCTCAGTCTACATACGAAGTATCATCATAATATGTCTTAGGAGCATAGAACATATCTTACCCTCCCGCATATGGGAAACCAGCCAGTTCCTAGTGACACTCACACTTATACACGAAGCTAACTGCTTCGTTATATAGGATCCACGGTTTGCACCTTAAGGTTTGTAGACAGTTGTTAAGTGGCAGTTCTTGATCAAATGACAGTGAGAGATTCTTTATCTTTTAGTGGTGAAAATGTCACCATCCAAGCTTCAAGCTCACTGAAGAGCTGCATGTTGATTCTCAACATTGTATGGGTCAGAAGTTCAAATGTTCGACTCAACATTTTGTAGTAGAATGAAGATCGTTTACAGTGGGTTATTTCTGATTGCTTTTACTTGCATCCGTTGACCAAGTAAGCAAGCAGGATGAGCTAATGAGGATGGACCAAACAGTATGGTTTTGGCCGATATTTGAGTATTTTCAATTGGAGATTTAAGACTAAAAGGTTCATAGGACCCTTAAATCTCCATATGAGTCCAAGCATTAGAAACTATTTGCACAGTATCTGCCAATCATATGTTCCAGATCCAATTGCTTACGACTTCTCAGTGCATTGTCAATACTTTCTGCGCCTAGCAGCTGAAAATGTTTGATCTTGCTCTGTGTTATGTAGGAGTGTCTCTTTGCACACTTCTAAGATTTCATGGTTCTGTTTTATACCAGTGGAGGATGGAAATGAGTATATCTCCCCAAATGTTTACTTTCAAAGCTCCTTCTTAGCCGAGTAGCTAAGTGAAGAAAATGTGGAAGTTTTGAATCAGCGAAAGAGACATTAAAGAAAAAAGTATATTTCTTCAAATTTTATAATCCAAGTCCTCGACCTCTTGAACTTTAATTGCTATAAATATTAGTTATGCATTATTGTCTGACAAGTAGTTTCacacaattaaacaaaataaacgtAAATAAATTGAGTAATTAAGAGATGATGGAAGTTGCATGAGTACAAATTTTGAAGTGATCGATCTTACAAATTTCCTTCTTGTTCAATTTATGACAGTTGAAGAACATATAGTTGGAGTAATTGCTGGTGTTTACAGTTTTTAAAATTGTCACGTGTATCTGTTAGTCTAACGCTACTGCAACCTGTTTCACTGCCAAAATACATTATGCAGGAATATGGTTTGGAATTGCCTGAACGCCTGTCAAAGTTCGAATCTCCTCCATCCCCACCTTCAAGCTATGATAACAGATGCTTAAGTGAAAATGATTTCAGTAAACCTCCGCCAGAAGTACCACCACAACTACAAGTCCCATTTTTAAACAGGCCACCCTCCTCTTCAAATGATGGTGACCGGCCATTTTCAATGCCTCATTATTCACAATTGAACCATTTGTACATCCAGAACCAAATTGGTGGCGAGTATTTCGCACTCAGTTCTACACATAGGTTTCGTAAAAAATTTGTTACAATGGTGTTATACAAGCCATTGAACAGAGAAAATCCATGATTTTTATCTTCATTATGGGGACTAGAATATAATTTGTAGATTTGTAATACTAGTATATCACTTGGAATTCTTATGATTCAGTAGGTTGAGAAAGCAGGTCATGTAGGTCAATCTGTAAGAGTAAGATAGTATGCAAAATATAACATGACTTCATATTGGATATTGATATTACCCTTTCGTCATTTCTTTTGCATTTGTAAGCTTCTAATCAAGACTGAGTTTGCTAGCGATAGTGTCAAAAACTTGTTTGATGTAAACAATTACAGTAGAATCTGACTTTTGCTCGTATGAGAAACTCAGAAGTCATAACATATATCAAATATATCAGGGAAGAAACTCCGCAAGTATTTGAGAAGAACTCAAATGGTAAAATTGAAAGGTGTGATACTTAACTAAACAATATCAGAAGCTCATGTGTAGTTACTGCTCCACTATAAGCTGCAACGGCAGTGAAGAATAAATCTTCCCCTGGAGAGATGCGTGGACACATGGTTGTATGCAACCAATGGTTTGTAGGGAAGAAAAATGCGGCAGTGGATCATCGAACTGGCACCTTAATCCAACCATTAGCAAAAGCAATGGCTAAGAT is a window from the Rosa chinensis cultivar Old Blush chromosome 2, RchiOBHm-V2, whole genome shotgun sequence genome containing:
- the LOC112183397 gene encoding SNF1-related protein kinase regulatory subunit beta-2, which codes for MVMGNASGREEGEGSSSGVNNFQENDESMAPSPPHNRFFTSQNPGDTLTRPGGAIQTQTHALSQNIEYNDNVQNRDLRRMKISWTHGGRQAAITGSWDNWQTREPLQNLGNEFVVIKLLPSGFYQYRFIVDGCWRCAPDLPWIYDDSGTAYNVLDLQEYGLELPERLSKFESPPSPPSSYDNRCLSENDFSKPPPEVPPQLQVPFLNRPPSSSNDGDRPFSMPHYSQLNHLYIQNQIGGEYFALSSTHRFRKKFVTMVLYKPLNRENP